The following nucleotide sequence is from Corynebacterium hindlerae.
TTTCGCTGCTGGTACTGCTGTACCTCCTCTGGCTGATGTGGATGTTGCGCCGTCGTAAGAAGCGTCAGGAACAAAACCAATGAGTCGTCGATTAGCGTGCTTCTTTGCGTTGGTCTTTGCGTTGCTTGGGGCAGCCCCCGCCATCGCGCAGGGAAACTACACCCTGACCGTCGTGAAAACGGACGGCATCGGCCAAGAGTACGGCGCCCCGGTATCAGGCGTGCCTTTTCAGATTAACCAGCTGCTCGACATGCCGCCGACACAGCAGGCACAGCTGGCGGAGATGGCGCAACAGAACATTGCCGTGCTTACCGACGACTCCCCCCACCCTATGGGGCCAGCCACAACTGTAGTTACTAACTCCGAGGGCGTGGCCCGCTTCGTTGGCCTGGCACCAGGTGTTTATCTGGTGCGGGAGCAACCATATCGGGTGGGAAACGTTGACTATATCGAAGCCACCCCGTTTTTGGTATCTGTCCCCGCGATTGGGGAGCGGGCAACCAACGACGTGGTCATTCGGCCGAAGAATCAACCATTGCCGGTATACAAAGAAACTGACAAATTCTGCGTCACCGAGAATGATCCCGCACGATTGCAGGTAGTAACTGGTGTTCCGGCACCAGATCGGGATGGAGTGCTGCACCAGTACGCAATCGTGGACCCTATTGATCCGCGGATGAAGTACCTCGGCAACCTGGAAGTGAAGATCCAAGGTCAGCAAGATCTTCTACTTGTAGTAGACACTGATTACTCCTTTGCCTTCGATGACACAACTAACTCAGTCCTCGTCCAGTTCACCGAGGCCGGTTTGGCTAAGCTCGCAGCGGCCCGCAGTGACCACCCGGAAACCCGAGTGATCACTAGCTTTGACGCCACAGTGCACGATTGGGTGGCCGTAGGGGAAGTCGTCCCCAACACCGCCTACCTAATCCCCGACGGATGGGGATTTGACCTTAAGCCTCAGGCGTTTCGGCCGATTTGGTGGGTGACACCTACCGAAACCGCCCCGGTTCGGCCGACCTTGACCTTCCAGCAAGCGCTGTTCCCACTGCCGGATAAGAAGGTGGATAGCCTCTCTGGCCTGGACAGCGTGGCCATTCCTTCCAACCCCGTAGCAATTTGTAAATGCCTCCCAGGCCAAGTACCGCCGCCGTTCCCTGGCATTCCCGGCGGGCCCGCACTGCCGATTACTCCACGCCCCGCCGAGCCGGGTAGTTCCGTCGCACAGCCACCTGCCACCACTCCTTCCCAGGCTGACCGGCAGCCACTTTTGCCACGCCTAGGCCTGGCATTGACAGGAGCCAATGTGCTGTGGGCAATCGTCAGTGCGGCCCTGTTAGCAATCGCCGGTTGGGCGCTATTCCTACTGGGGAAACGCAAAAGAGAACGTAGCGACGCGGAGGAACGTTCATGACCACCAGAGCAACACGGACACAGCAGAAAGGAAAGACCATGACCACACGCACTCGGATCAACGCCTTCCTCGCAATAGTGCTGTGTACCTTGGCCATGGCTGGTTTCCCCGTCGTAGCGGACCGCCTACCACAAGCGGAAGCCGTGACACCGGCAACTCCGCCGAGCAATCAAAGCTGGAGCAGCTCAGCATGGAAATACAAAGATTGTTCCTTCCGCAAGTCCGCAGGAGATGCGACAGCAGAAGCATTTTCAGATGAACTGTGCTGGATTGATCAAAAGGAAGCACTTGGCTTGGGTTCTACGCCCAAGCAGGTCACCAAGGATCTGGGGCGTTACACGCTGACCTACATGCTCTCGCAAGTGGGGGAGCAGCCTGCTTCCCAAACTGGCCGAATTGCTGTGGGAACCACGGCAAGTACGGCATTGGCGCCTGGAGTGACCACGGGTTTTGCCTATGTGGACGATTCTTCACTGTTCGGAAACACCATCAACGGTGTGAGCTACTTTGTGCCAGAATCAGGTGATAGCAACCGTCCGGTGATCAAAACCAATCATGACGCGACATGGTCCCGCAAGTTCCGTTTTGTGTACGACCAGATTAAGCTCATTGACAAAGCTACGGGACAGCAGGTTCCCAACCCTAGATTCATGGTTGCTGATGCGCAGCAAACCGCCCGTGGTACTGGTTCAGAAGTTTTGACCGTCCACGAACCGAGTGAGGAAGTGTTTGCAGGCCCGGTAGCACGCTTTACTCCAGCATTAAAAAACTATTCGCCTGCGTGTTCCGTAGAAACCAATCAGGAAAACACCTTTGGGCCAGTTCCAGATCCGAAGTGGTATGCCCGGCACAATATCGGCCCGGCAGATTTTGGCTGCCTGGAATGGAGCGGCCTGGTGCTGTCGAGCAATTCCCAGAAAGCCGGCATGTATCTGGTGTCAGTGCCGAACGCGACGCGCATCGAAGTGTCAACCTACTCCTGGTCCACGCAGGCTTTTGCCCTGGCATTGGATTTTGGCCGCATGCGCGGCAACGTTGCGGCGGATACCCAGCAGGAGAAACTGGCAACGGGTCAGGAAACCAGCTTTGATTTCACCATGGGAGTGCGTGCCGGAAACGCCACTATCCCGGCGCCATGGCAGGGGCCGGATACCTACACTCAGGTCACCCGGTCGTTAAACATGGATGCCAAAAATGGCTTGAGTTCGCTCGACCCGCAGGTGTTTGCTTCTACCGCTTCTGGTTCCCAGGCTGACCAGGTTTTCAACCGCTACGACACGGTGTGGACGTGTACCATCCCGGGGCGCACTGACACCATTAAAACCGGTTCAGTTCCAGCTGGATACAAACTCACCAATGATCCGGCGACTAAGAAATCGGAATTAATAGCTGATAACCCGGACAACAAGCCGATCACCTGTACTGTGAACTGGACTCCAAAGTTTATTCCGGCAACGCTTACTTTGGGGAAGATCCGCGAAGGATCAGCTTCTTCGTATAACGAGTTTGTAGACAAAACTTTCGAGATTTCCTACAGCTGTGTTCCGCCCCATCATGGATCTAAAACCGATCAACAGGCTAGTGATGAATTCACCAAGGCCTATCCCACTGTCAAACTGACGGATACTAAAAAGTTGAAGTCCGGTGACACCGTCGATATTGCTGGATTGCCGTCGGGAGCTATTTGTAACATCACGGAGGCGGAGTCCGCGAAACCCGCCCCAGATTCTGGTGTCGATCACGCCTTGTCCTGGGCTGGTGGCTCCGAGCTCGCCCCATCTGCCGGTGCTACGCTACCTGCACGAACCGTCACCTTGGTCCCGCTAGGCACAGGGGCCACAAGTAATTCTGTTCGGGCTACAAACAAGTACACTGCCCACACTGGCACGGTCAATTTGTCTAAGACGGTGTTGGGAGATCCAGTTGGTTCTGTTATCATCGGGCCACGGACCTACAATTTTGACATTAACTGTCCGGATGCCAATTTCAGGAAGACCGTTGAACTCACCCTGAATGGGACGAATTCACTAAGCGGAACGACGACACTTAACGGGGTGCCAACGGGGCGCAATTGCACAATCACCCCGTTGACAGGTTTGAGCGATAAAGAACGGCAAACCGTAAAGTTTGACAAGCGCGTCCTCAACGTGGGAGCGAACGCCGATGTCCAACCAAACTCTTTCGATGCATATCCATTTACAATCCCGGATTACCCATCCGGAGGTGCCCCGACGAGTATCAACATTGACATCACTACGACTTATTCGTGGAAGACTGTTCCGCTGACGGTGTCGAAGCATGTTACCGGTCCGGCTGCTGAAAAAGCCACCGGAGAATACCCCGCGTTTTCCGTCAACTATGAGTGCGCTGTGCCCGGAGATGCCAGCTCGAACAAGTCCGGAGTGGTGGAGCTTCCAGCGGACGGAACTGCGGTGACAATCCCAGAGATTCGTGTCGGCGCTGAATGCCGAGTGTGGGAACCTCCCCTTGCTGCTGGACAGCAGGTCGATTTGAGCAAAACCAGAGTTGCTGGTTCCAAACTGGATGGCACAGAAACCGTCCTGGATAACGCGGAAGCTCAAAGCACGGCAGTTATCACGGCCGTTGATTCTGCTGACCCGAACCAAAACAAGGTTGTGGTTACTAACGCGTTCCGGAACAAGCTGGGGACCGTAGATGTAACTAAAATAGTAAACGCAGCGGGACTCACTACGGAGCTGCCTGCTAGCTACGACCTCGGTTTTGACTGTGGTGCGCGTTCTGTAGAGGTCGCGGGCAACGTGCGTTCTGTTGCGCTGCGTGGCACGGTGAATGTCTCGCCTAATGGAACCCGCACGCTCTCCTTTAAGGACTCGGATGCCGAACTTGCCAAAGCTGTCAACGACGCCGCTGGAAATATGCAGGTGCCGTATGGAAATACTTGCACCTTTAGTGAGACACGGCCGGAACTGACCACCACCGGCATTCTCTGGAGCACCGACGTCAATTCAGTGAAAGTTACGGTCTCGGGCCCTACTCAAACCGCGACTGTCACGAACACCTACACCGCATCAGGTGATGGCTTGACAATCACGCGCGTTGTGGCGGCGAACCCGCAGATGGCCGGGACGTTGAGCTACCAGCTGAGCTGCACCAACAACGGTCAGCCACTGGTGCTTCCTGGTGACGGCGCATTCCAGCTTGCCGACGGCGAAAACAAGCAATTCTCAGCCACAGACATTCCTGCTGGTTCTGAATGCTCGTTGAAGGCAGATACATACATGCCCGCGGACAAGACGCGGACCGTGGACGGGGTAACCTTCCCAATTCGATGGACGTGGGAGGCAACCTTCCCGGAAAATGCTTTAGGAACAGAAGCTACTCTCTCGGGTGATAGTGACTCTACTTCTCTTTCGGTGCCGTCGATCGTGGTTGGGGATAAGTCGGTAGTGACAATTACCAGTTCGTATGACTACGTGTGGACCACATATTCTGCAGAGAAACAGGTGGCGTTTCCTGGACCGTCGTTGATTTCAGAAGAACGCCAGCGTGTGGCTAAAGACCGTGAATTCGTCGTTCATTTCCCGTGCGTAGCACCGTATGGGGAAACTGGCAATCGCGCTGCGACCCTGGTGGATGGCAAAGTGACCTTCACTTCCCGTGGAATACCGGTTGGTTCAAAATGTACTGCATACGAAGAAACAGCCTTCACGCCTGCTGGCGTTGATCTGACACAAGAGGTCTCGTTTAATGGTTCGCCGTATGTTTCTGCATTGGATCAGAAGGCTACCTACATCATTAAGGATAGTGCTGCGAACAATAAGTTCACTTTCCGTAATTCCTACAAGCGTCGCACAACCAGTGTTGAGCTGAACAAGATCGCTAACACCCCGATCGACCTCAAGGCATACGAGAATCAATTCCACACCCACGCGTTCACGATGACCTGTGTGGATCCTCTGGTGGAATCGCGTCCAGCGCTGACAACCTTTAATGGCTCAATTCAAGGCGAGGGCCAGTGGGTAGTGGAAGGCGTGCCCGTGGGCGCGGAGTGCCAAATCACCGGCGATAACTTCGGCCGTCTTGAT
It contains:
- a CDS encoding SpaH/EbpB family LPXTG-anchored major pilin, with translation MSRRLACFFALVFALLGAAPAIAQGNYTLTVVKTDGIGQEYGAPVSGVPFQINQLLDMPPTQQAQLAEMAQQNIAVLTDDSPHPMGPATTVVTNSEGVARFVGLAPGVYLVREQPYRVGNVDYIEATPFLVSVPAIGERATNDVVIRPKNQPLPVYKETDKFCVTENDPARLQVVTGVPAPDRDGVLHQYAIVDPIDPRMKYLGNLEVKIQGQQDLLLVVDTDYSFAFDDTTNSVLVQFTEAGLAKLAAARSDHPETRVITSFDATVHDWVAVGEVVPNTAYLIPDGWGFDLKPQAFRPIWWVTPTETAPVRPTLTFQQALFPLPDKKVDSLSGLDSVAIPSNPVAICKCLPGQVPPPFPGIPGGPALPITPRPAEPGSSVAQPPATTPSQADRQPLLPRLGLALTGANVLWAIVSAALLAIAGWALFLLGKRKRERSDAEERS
- a CDS encoding DUF5979 domain-containing protein, whose translation is MTTRTRINAFLAIVLCTLAMAGFPVVADRLPQAEAVTPATPPSNQSWSSSAWKYKDCSFRKSAGDATAEAFSDELCWIDQKEALGLGSTPKQVTKDLGRYTLTYMLSQVGEQPASQTGRIAVGTTASTALAPGVTTGFAYVDDSSLFGNTINGVSYFVPESGDSNRPVIKTNHDATWSRKFRFVYDQIKLIDKATGQQVPNPRFMVADAQQTARGTGSEVLTVHEPSEEVFAGPVARFTPALKNYSPACSVETNQENTFGPVPDPKWYARHNIGPADFGCLEWSGLVLSSNSQKAGMYLVSVPNATRIEVSTYSWSTQAFALALDFGRMRGNVAADTQQEKLATGQETSFDFTMGVRAGNATIPAPWQGPDTYTQVTRSLNMDAKNGLSSLDPQVFASTASGSQADQVFNRYDTVWTCTIPGRTDTIKTGSVPAGYKLTNDPATKKSELIADNPDNKPITCTVNWTPKFIPATLTLGKIREGSASSYNEFVDKTFEISYSCVPPHHGSKTDQQASDEFTKAYPTVKLTDTKKLKSGDTVDIAGLPSGAICNITEAESAKPAPDSGVDHALSWAGGSELAPSAGATLPARTVTLVPLGTGATSNSVRATNKYTAHTGTVNLSKTVLGDPVGSVIIGPRTYNFDINCPDANFRKTVELTLNGTNSLSGTTTLNGVPTGRNCTITPLTGLSDKERQTVKFDKRVLNVGANADVQPNSFDAYPFTIPDYPSGGAPTSINIDITTTYSWKTVPLTVSKHVTGPAAEKATGEYPAFSVNYECAVPGDASSNKSGVVELPADGTAVTIPEIRVGAECRVWEPPLAAGQQVDLSKTRVAGSKLDGTETVLDNAEAQSTAVITAVDSADPNQNKVVVTNAFRNKLGTVDVTKIVNAAGLTTELPASYDLGFDCGARSVEVAGNVRSVALRGTVNVSPNGTRTLSFKDSDAELAKAVNDAAGNMQVPYGNTCTFSETRPELTTTGILWSTDVNSVKVTVSGPTQTATVTNTYTASGDGLTITRVVAANPQMAGTLSYQLSCTNNGQPLVLPGDGAFQLADGENKQFSATDIPAGSECSLKADTYMPADKTRTVDGVTFPIRWTWEATFPENALGTEATLSGDSDSTSLSVPSIVVGDKSVVTITSSYDYVWTTYSAEKQVAFPGPSLISEERQRVAKDREFVVHFPCVAPYGETGNRAATLVDGKVTFTSRGIPVGSKCTAYEETAFTPAGVDLTQEVSFNGSPYVSALDQKATYIIKDSAANNKFTFRNSYKRRTTSVELNKIANTPIDLKAYENQFHTHAFTMTCVDPLVESRPALTTFNGSIQGEGQWVVEGVPVGAECQITGDNFGRLDLKETSDGRDLQTHLRPNSVDWDLTRNDATSLHDDKLPNDTTTSMFFATEDGSNVVNLTNNYEIIPAKLDFSKKITAANQAELDEVTKGGAVEFSYRCEGVGYTKGVIGPKLGSNLDVMLPNKITVDQFTETVSNPDGTVSKVYRPNFDLVVSSGALCTFTEVGASTDAVGFTKAVSINGEQGTSLEQRIVENSDQLQAFNFDNNYSRKMVPVRLVALKEGFLDGVSPEGYHLNVKCDDGRQTTAEVVQTLNQAQTTVSVTDATPPVAGQIVNLPAGSSCSLTVSGASLAALPTLEVTQGTRTPFIQFGDWVGHKKSDTNPTVSNPNIAPADVTAAMKQYEHKFVVPSDAVTTADGEVMTVAADVYYPQDTVDVTFTKEMAGSPEGTPSFEFSTNCIAGNSFTLSAGNSVKLPNVPVTKTCSFTEINDSLDNAQPILEVTSHGDRLGNIQVSNAFTEQDTAELHSVSAAVLPVTSATDTSSGGAPWSLVATNKYPALKITKRIAGAPISSVTGAVADMALIPHTQDSMEFTYTVENKGAIDLTKLSFVEPGLAGRTVIQPDGTEVTIDAEGNIPSEVCTLSGTDLNSGATATCTFTVKITEPHDQNFTYKPSDGKVTVTGTASAGVITASDSFGAFRPMDSLAWALPETGVQTLVWVLILGLLILGYGVYRWRRDREEEDS